The Flexivirga oryzae DNA window GTCAGGCCGTACTTGCGGGAGAGGTAGCCGTGCCCGCCGCCCAGGGTCAGGCCGCCGACACCGGTCGATCCGACGACGCCGGCCGGTGTCGCGAGTCCGTGTGCGCCGGTCGCCGCGTCGAGCTCGTGGAGCGTCACACCGCCCTGGGCCCGGGCGATGCGCGCGTCGGCGTCGACGTCGATCGCCGACATCGGCGACAGGTCGATGACCATGCCGTCGTCGACGACGCCGAAACCCGGCCCCGAGTGGCCGCCGCCGCGCACCGCGACGGCGAGGCCATTGCGCCGTGCTTCCGCGAGCGCGTCCTGTATGTCGACGGAGTTGCGGCAGTATGCGATCGCGGCGGGACGCCGGTCGATCATCGCGTTGTAGACCCGGCGTGCGTCGTCGTAGTCGGGGTCGCTCGCCCGCACGACGCCACCGGCAGTTCTGCGGTCCGAGATGGTGGTCATGAGCGCGCTCCTTCGTCGTATGCCGTGCTCCGTCGACATTCAGCGTCGCGCCACCGCACCGGGCGCGTCATGACCTGATCTGGCCCACTTCGGCCGGCGAGCGCATAGTCAGAACTGACCATGTGTGCGTCCACGCCGGCGATAAAATCAGCGGATGGAGTGGCCGGCGATACCACTGCCACGTCGCTTCCAGGTGGCGCGCCGCTCCCGACTGGTCGGCCGGCGTCACGAACTGGCCGAGCTGGAGGGCATCTGGTCACGAGTCGAGGACGGCGACGGTCAGGTCGTGCTGCTCGGCGGCGAACCGGGCGCGGGCAAGACCCGGCTGGCGGTCGAGGTCGCCGGTGCACTGCACGACCACGGCGTCCCGGTGCTGATCGCCGCCGCCGGCAAGGACGCCGGGGTCCCCTACCAGCCGGTGGTCGAACTGCTCGACCACCTCTTCGAGCACGCGCCCTGCTGCGCCACCGAGCGCGGCGAGGTGTGCCCGCTACTGGCCGGCGCGCCATACGACCTGGGGCGGATCTCGGGTCGGGCGGCCCGGCACCACGCGCCCGAGGTGACCCGGACGTCCGGTGACGCCCGCCGCGACCTGTTCGACGCACTGGCGATGCTGCTGCGCCGGCTGGCCGAGGAGCAACCGCTGGCCGTCGTCCTCGACGACCTGCAGTGGGCGACGCAGCCCACGGTCGCGCTGCTGAAGCACGTGGCGGGCTCGACCGTCGACTCCCGGCTGCTGCTGATGGCCACCTTCCGGACCACGGCGCCCGACCGTTCGCCCGAGTTGAGCGAACACCTGGCCGACCTGCACCGGCTGGACGGCGTGCACCGCCTCGACCTCGGCGGCCTGGACACCGCAGCGATCGCCGACTTCGTCAGCGAGCACGCCGGCATCTCCGCGTCGGCCGCCCGGCAACCCGCGTCGATCCTGCGCGACCGCACCGGCGGCAACCCCTTCTACCTGCGCGAGATGTGGACCGACGTGCAGCGGCACGGCGGGGTGGAGTCCCTGCGGGACGGCCGCAGCGTGCCGGCGTCGATCGCCGACACGATCGCCGTCCGGCTGGCGGGAGTGGGGCCCGAGGTGCTCGAAATCGTCCAGCTGGCAGCAGTTCTCGGCGACTCCTTCGACATCGCGACCCTGGTGACCGCCAGCGAGGTCGGCGGCACCCGCAGCGTCGAGGCGGTCGACTCGGCCGTGTCCGCGGGGTTGCTCGAGGCCGTCGACGACCCACCGGCCCGCTACGGGTTCGTCCACTCGCTCACCCGGCAGGTCGTGCTCGACCGGCTGCCCGCCGCCCGCCTGCAACCCCTGCACGCGCAGGCCGCGCACGCGCTCGATCGTGGTCCGGAGACCTCACCCGACCTCTACCCGCGGCTGGCGCACCACTACCTGTGCGCGCATCCGCTCGGCTATCGCGAGCAGGCCTACCGCTACGCGTGCCTCGCGGCCCGGCAGGCCGCGCACAGCTTGGCCTTCGAGGACGCCGCCGGGTGGTTCGAGCGTGCGGCGGCGCTGCCCGAGACCGCGGCCGACGAGGTGGCCGACTCGCTCTTCGGGGCCGCCCAGAACTACCTGCGCGCCAGCGAGTTCGCCCGCGCCAGGGACATCTACGACCGGCTCACCGAGATGCCCGATCCCCTCACCCGGCTCCGCGCGGCGATGGGTTTCGAGGACACCAACTGGCGGCCGGGCCCGATCGACGCCCGCGCCGCTGAACTGCTCGCCACCGCGATCGCCGACTGCGGCCTGCCGGAGGACGACGTGCGGCACGTGCGCGCGACGGCATCGTTGGCGCGGGCGCTGGCGTTCGCCGGGCAACACGACCGGGCCGAGTCGCTGGGTAGTCGGGCCATGGCGATGGCGCGCCGGACCGACGACCGCGCCACGGTGATGCACACCCTGCGTACCGGGCTCTGGCACGATCTGCTGCCCGGTGGCGTCGACCGTCAACTGGACCGGGTCCGGGAGCTGACCGCACTCGCACGCGAAGCCGTCGATCACGAATCCCTCGCCGAGGCAGCGCATTTCGGCGCGCTGGCGAGTTACCTCGCGGGCCGCCCGGTGGAGCTGGAGGGATACATCCGGCAGGAGCGTGCCGCCGCCGCGTCGGGCCGGCAGCCGTTCATGGACTACACCGCGACCTGCATGATGCAGAGCAGAGCGTTCCGCCGTGGCGAGTTCGACGAGGCGGAACGGCTCGCCGACGCCGCCCTGCAGATCGGCGAGTTCGACGCCGAGTCGACCGACGGTCCGCACAGTGTGCAGCTGTTCATGATCCGCCGGGAGACCGGGCGGCTGGACGCGGTGCGTCCGCTGGTGACCGGACAGGAGCAGTTCGCCGGCCGCTGGTTGCCGGGGCTGCTCGCCCTCTACACCGAATTGGGGCTCACCGACGGCATGCGACGCACGTTGCGCACCCTGCTGGCACGGGACGTGGAGTCGTATGTCGCCGACGCGCGCTTCCCGATCGAGCTGGCCTTCCTGGCCGACGCCGCCGCCGATCTGGCCGACGCCGAAGCCATGGACACCCTGCTGCCCTTCCTCACCGCGTACGCGGGCGGGAACATCGCGACCGGCCAGTTCGTGGCGGTGTTCGGCAGCGCCGACCGCTACCTGGCCCGCTTCGCCGAGGCCGGCGGCGACCACGGGGCCGCTGACCGGCTCTTCGCGTCCGCGCTGGCCATGGACCGGCGGATGGGCTCTGCCGTGCACATCGCCGAGACCCTTGCCCGGCACGCCGTCGTACTGCACCGCCGCGGCGACGACCCGGCCCGCGCCGCCCGGCTGGCCGCGGAGGCCCGCTCCCACGCCGAGCCGATCCGGCAGCTGCGGGTGCTGCGCTGGCTGGACGCGATATCGGTGGGTGCCACGCCGGACGGGCTGACCGGCCGCGAACTCGACGTGCTGCGGCTGTTGGCGGCCGGCCTCAGCAACCGGGAGATCGGGGCGCAGTTGTTCATCAGCGCCAACACCGCCGCCAATCACGTGCGCAGCATCCTGCTGAAGACCGGTGCGACCAACCGCACCCAGGCGGCGCGGTACGCCACCGACCACGATCTGGTCTGAGCCGGAGCCGGAGCCGGACGACCGGCGAGTCTGACGGCCGGATTCACCGCTGACGGCCGAATTCGGCCGTCACTCGTGAATCCGGCCGTCAGTGTTGGTGCAGGGGCTCCAGCGTCGCGTCCGGCAGGATCCGGTCACTCACCTCGACGATCTCGTCGGCGGGTATGCCGGCACGACTCGCGGCCCGCCGGATCGCCTCCGGGGACGGCGCCTCGTAGAGGCAGT harbors:
- a CDS encoding helix-turn-helix transcriptional regulator, with product MEWPAIPLPRRFQVARRSRLVGRRHELAELEGIWSRVEDGDGQVVLLGGEPGAGKTRLAVEVAGALHDHGVPVLIAAAGKDAGVPYQPVVELLDHLFEHAPCCATERGEVCPLLAGAPYDLGRISGRAARHHAPEVTRTSGDARRDLFDALAMLLRRLAEEQPLAVVLDDLQWATQPTVALLKHVAGSTVDSRLLLMATFRTTAPDRSPELSEHLADLHRLDGVHRLDLGGLDTAAIADFVSEHAGISASAARQPASILRDRTGGNPFYLREMWTDVQRHGGVESLRDGRSVPASIADTIAVRLAGVGPEVLEIVQLAAVLGDSFDIATLVTASEVGGTRSVEAVDSAVSAGLLEAVDDPPARYGFVHSLTRQVVLDRLPAARLQPLHAQAAHALDRGPETSPDLYPRLAHHYLCAHPLGYREQAYRYACLAARQAAHSLAFEDAAGWFERAAALPETAADEVADSLFGAAQNYLRASEFARARDIYDRLTEMPDPLTRLRAAMGFEDTNWRPGPIDARAAELLATAIADCGLPEDDVRHVRATASLARALAFAGQHDRAESLGSRAMAMARRTDDRATVMHTLRTGLWHDLLPGGVDRQLDRVRELTALAREAVDHESLAEAAHFGALASYLAGRPVELEGYIRQERAAAASGRQPFMDYTATCMMQSRAFRRGEFDEAERLADAALQIGEFDAESTDGPHSVQLFMIRRETGRLDAVRPLVTGQEQFAGRWLPGLLALYTELGLTDGMRRTLRTLLARDVESYVADARFPIELAFLADAAADLADAEAMDTLLPFLTAYAGGNIATGQFVAVFGSADRYLARFAEAGGDHGAADRLFASALAMDRRMGSAVHIAETLARHAVVLHRRGDDPARAARLAAEARSHAEPIRQLRVLRWLDAISVGATPDGLTGRELDVLRLLAAGLSNREIGAQLFISANTAANHVRSILLKTGATNRTQAARYATDHDLV